Below is a genomic region from candidate division WOR-3 bacterium.
CAGTATGCACCAACTAATTGTGCTATTGAAACTTTATTTTTTAAGAAAGAGTCGGCTCGTAGTGTTATCCATTCTGCCCATTTACGCGGAGCATTGTTTTTTCTTTTGTATAAAAAAAAGATACCAATTGTTGAAATCACTCCAGCAAGAATTAAAAAAGCACTAACGGGCAATGGACGGGCGTCTAAACAACAGATTAAATTTATGGTAAAAAATATCTTTCATATTTCTCACGAACTTAACGAACACGCTTCCGATGCTTTAGCCGTCGCTTATACATTTAATCTTTTGATGGAGGAAATAAAGATAAAAAACTATGTACTCA
It encodes:
- the ruvC gene encoding crossover junction endodeoxyribonuclease RuvC, with the protein product MLKSHKSDVVIGLDPGLSATGYGIVRKGECLDYGIIKSDITKPLAERINQIIQMLQKKINQYAPTNCAIETLFFKKESARSVIHSAHLRGALFFLLYKKKIPIVEITPARIKKALTGNGRASKQQIKFMVKNIFHISHELNEHASDALAVAYTFNLLMEEIKIKNYVLKK